The Brassica oleracea var. oleracea cultivar TO1000 unplaced genomic scaffold, BOL UnpScaffold00534, whole genome shotgun sequence genome has a window encoding:
- the LOC106319665 gene encoding mitogen-activated protein kinase 18 isoform X1 yields MRDTKEMEFFTEYGDANRYRILEVIGKGSYGVVCAAIDTHTGEKVAIKKINDIFEHISDALRILREVKLLRLLRHPDIVEIKSIMLPPSKREFKDIYVVFELMESDLHQVIKANDDLTRDHHQFFLYQMLRALKFMHTANVYHRDLKPKNILANANSKLKVCDFGLARVAFNDTPTTVLWTDYVATRWYRAPELCGSFFTKYTPAIDIWSIGCIFAEVLTGKPLFPGKNISHQLELITDLLGTPKLETISGVRNDKARKYLSEMKKKDPVTFSQKFSKADPLAIRLLQRLLAFDPKDRPTAAEALADPYFKGLAKVEREPSCQPISKMEFEFERRRLTKDDIRELIYREILEYHPQLLKDYMSGSEGSSFVYPSAIGHLRKQFNYLEENSSRNGPVIPLERKHVSLPRSTVHSSVVHSTSQPIPAGTRALGPPPRVPPSGRAGRVVESSVSYENGRNLKEAYFRSAVSSPHCYFKANTMMNPNNSKVEASFQPKPQEFVTVPPAARTNQTNVEIVNRPNPYFQSQVPNIEQSSNNNNMAIDAKLLQAQSQFGPAGAAAVAVAAHMNL; encoded by the exons ATGAGG GACACGAAAGAGATGGAATTTTTCACAGAGTACGGTGACGCCAACCGATACCGAATCCTCGAAGTCATCGGCAAAGGAAGCTACGGAGTTGTGTGCGCAGCCATCGACACGCACACGGGAGAGAAAGTCGCAATCAAGAAGATCAATGACATCTTCGAACACATCTCCGACGCGCTTCGGATCCTCCGTGAGGTTAAGCTTCTTAGGCTCCTAAGGCATCCGGATATAGTGGAGATCAAAAGCATCATGCTTCCTCCTTCCAAGCGAGAGTTCAAAGACATCTACGTTGTCTTTGAGCTCATGGAATCCGATCTTCATCAAGTTATTAAAGCCAATGATGATTTGACTCGCGATCACCACCAGTTTTTCCTTTACCAGATGCTTCGCGCCTTGAAGTTTATGCATACGGCTAATGTTTATCATCGTGATCTTAAGCCGAAGAATATACTGGCGAATGCAAACAGCAAGTTGAAAGTTTGTGACTTTGGATTGGCTAGAGTAGCGTTCAATGATACTCCTACAACAGTCTTGTGGACG GACTATGTTGCCACAAGATGGTACAGAGCGCCTGAGCTCTGTGGATCATTCTTTACTAAG TATACTCCAGCTATAGACATATGGAGCATTGGTTGCATATTTGCAGAGGTACTAACAGGGAAGCCATTGTTTCCTGGGAAAAACATTTCTCATCAGTTGGAGTTGATTACTGATCTTCTTGGCACACCAAAACTAGAGACTATTTCTGGA GTTAGAAATGATAAAGCTAGAAAGTACTTGagtgaaatgaagaagaaagatcctGTCACCTTCTCTCAAAAGTTCTCCAAAGCAGATCCTTTAGCAATCAGACTTTTGCAGAGGCTGTTGGCTTTCGATCCAAAGGATAGACCAACTGCTGCAGAGGCACTGGCTGATCCTTACTTTAAGGGTCTTGCTAAGGTTGAGAGAGAACCTTCATGTCAGCCAATCTCGAAGATGGAGTTTGAGTTTGAGAGAAGAAGGTTGACAAAGGATGACATTAGGGAACTTATTTACAGGGAGATACTGGAGTACCATCCCCAGTTGCTCAAGGACTATATGAGCGGTTCTGAAGGATCAAGTTTCGTATATCCTAG CGCCATAGGACATCTTAGGAAGCAGTTCAATTACTTAGAGGAGAATAGCAGTAGAAATGGGCCGGTCATACCTCTTGAGAGGAAGCACGTTTCACTTCCTCg GTCTACAGTTCATTCAAGTGTAGTCCATTCCACCAGTCAACCAATTCCTGCAGGAACTAGAGCTTTAGGACCTCCTCCAAGAGTACCACCATCTG GTAGAGCAGGACGTGTTGTGGAATCATCTGTTAGTTATGAGAATGGTAGGAACCTTAAAGAAGCTTACTTCAGAAGCGCGGTATCATCTCCTCACTGCTACTTCAAAGCAAACACCATGATGAACCCAAATAACAGCAAGGTTGAGGCTTCTTTTCAGCCTAAACCACAAGAATTTGTCACCGTACCGCCAGCTGCTAGGACTAACCAAACAAACGTGGAGATTGTGAACCGCCCAAACCCTTATTTCCAATCACAAGTCCCTAATATAGAACAGtcaagcaacaacaacaatatgGCCATCGATGCTAAGCTGTTGCAAGCACAATCACAGTTTGGTCCAGCCGGAGCAGCAGCGGTTGCAGTAGCAGCACACATGAACCTATAG
- the LOC106319665 gene encoding mitogen-activated protein kinase 18 isoform X2 translates to MEFFTEYGDANRYRILEVIGKGSYGVVCAAIDTHTGEKVAIKKINDIFEHISDALRILREVKLLRLLRHPDIVEIKSIMLPPSKREFKDIYVVFELMESDLHQVIKANDDLTRDHHQFFLYQMLRALKFMHTANVYHRDLKPKNILANANSKLKVCDFGLARVAFNDTPTTVLWTDYVATRWYRAPELCGSFFTKYTPAIDIWSIGCIFAEVLTGKPLFPGKNISHQLELITDLLGTPKLETISGVRNDKARKYLSEMKKKDPVTFSQKFSKADPLAIRLLQRLLAFDPKDRPTAAEALADPYFKGLAKVEREPSCQPISKMEFEFERRRLTKDDIRELIYREILEYHPQLLKDYMSGSEGSSFVYPSAIGHLRKQFNYLEENSSRNGPVIPLERKHVSLPRSTVHSSVVHSTSQPIPAGTRALGPPPRVPPSGRAGRVVESSVSYENGRNLKEAYFRSAVSSPHCYFKANTMMNPNNSKVEASFQPKPQEFVTVPPAARTNQTNVEIVNRPNPYFQSQVPNIEQSSNNNNMAIDAKLLQAQSQFGPAGAAAVAVAAHMNL, encoded by the exons ATGGAATTTTTCACAGAGTACGGTGACGCCAACCGATACCGAATCCTCGAAGTCATCGGCAAAGGAAGCTACGGAGTTGTGTGCGCAGCCATCGACACGCACACGGGAGAGAAAGTCGCAATCAAGAAGATCAATGACATCTTCGAACACATCTCCGACGCGCTTCGGATCCTCCGTGAGGTTAAGCTTCTTAGGCTCCTAAGGCATCCGGATATAGTGGAGATCAAAAGCATCATGCTTCCTCCTTCCAAGCGAGAGTTCAAAGACATCTACGTTGTCTTTGAGCTCATGGAATCCGATCTTCATCAAGTTATTAAAGCCAATGATGATTTGACTCGCGATCACCACCAGTTTTTCCTTTACCAGATGCTTCGCGCCTTGAAGTTTATGCATACGGCTAATGTTTATCATCGTGATCTTAAGCCGAAGAATATACTGGCGAATGCAAACAGCAAGTTGAAAGTTTGTGACTTTGGATTGGCTAGAGTAGCGTTCAATGATACTCCTACAACAGTCTTGTGGACG GACTATGTTGCCACAAGATGGTACAGAGCGCCTGAGCTCTGTGGATCATTCTTTACTAAG TATACTCCAGCTATAGACATATGGAGCATTGGTTGCATATTTGCAGAGGTACTAACAGGGAAGCCATTGTTTCCTGGGAAAAACATTTCTCATCAGTTGGAGTTGATTACTGATCTTCTTGGCACACCAAAACTAGAGACTATTTCTGGA GTTAGAAATGATAAAGCTAGAAAGTACTTGagtgaaatgaagaagaaagatcctGTCACCTTCTCTCAAAAGTTCTCCAAAGCAGATCCTTTAGCAATCAGACTTTTGCAGAGGCTGTTGGCTTTCGATCCAAAGGATAGACCAACTGCTGCAGAGGCACTGGCTGATCCTTACTTTAAGGGTCTTGCTAAGGTTGAGAGAGAACCTTCATGTCAGCCAATCTCGAAGATGGAGTTTGAGTTTGAGAGAAGAAGGTTGACAAAGGATGACATTAGGGAACTTATTTACAGGGAGATACTGGAGTACCATCCCCAGTTGCTCAAGGACTATATGAGCGGTTCTGAAGGATCAAGTTTCGTATATCCTAG CGCCATAGGACATCTTAGGAAGCAGTTCAATTACTTAGAGGAGAATAGCAGTAGAAATGGGCCGGTCATACCTCTTGAGAGGAAGCACGTTTCACTTCCTCg GTCTACAGTTCATTCAAGTGTAGTCCATTCCACCAGTCAACCAATTCCTGCAGGAACTAGAGCTTTAGGACCTCCTCCAAGAGTACCACCATCTG GTAGAGCAGGACGTGTTGTGGAATCATCTGTTAGTTATGAGAATGGTAGGAACCTTAAAGAAGCTTACTTCAGAAGCGCGGTATCATCTCCTCACTGCTACTTCAAAGCAAACACCATGATGAACCCAAATAACAGCAAGGTTGAGGCTTCTTTTCAGCCTAAACCACAAGAATTTGTCACCGTACCGCCAGCTGCTAGGACTAACCAAACAAACGTGGAGATTGTGAACCGCCCAAACCCTTATTTCCAATCACAAGTCCCTAATATAGAACAGtcaagcaacaacaacaatatgGCCATCGATGCTAAGCTGTTGCAAGCACAATCACAGTTTGGTCCAGCCGGAGCAGCAGCGGTTGCAGTAGCAGCACACATGAACCTATAG